The following coding sequences lie in one Drosophila sulfurigaster albostrigata strain 15112-1811.04 chromosome 2R, ASM2355843v2, whole genome shotgun sequence genomic window:
- the LOC133836573 gene encoding tabinhibitin 2-like, with amino-acid sequence MEASLVSQEHAALEVASMSLVESKLLTQQLLFVLCMSFNALADKHQELCRGTHCGTNNLICQYLKKLSSECLPGTKLINLAPHQQQILHLLNNYRNKVAAGYTKTLLPAARMARMDWSEELENLATIYVAQCATIIQPCMSSPQYTTISSIYDGVSFAGIYRSSLLPMLLEETIKVWFEDTRFVTRSMVLQLPTSLSKKTMRQVALLMTDRNSHVGCSGIFFVRGISNNFRLVCTFATDLMIDKPIYNVSSPPGTHCARQDDSYENLCALGEQYNNHEPYVEMRMLDSPRLQLFAALM; translated from the exons ATGGAAGCAAGTCTTGTTAGTCAGGAACACGCTGCTCTAGAGGTTGCTAGCATGTCCTTGGTGGAGAGTAAATTGCTCACTCAACAGCTGCTCTTTGTGCTCTGCATGTCCTTTAATGCCTTAGCTGATAAGCATCAAGAACTCTGCAGAGGAACTCACTGCGGCACCAACAACTTAATATGCCAATACTTGAAG AAATTAAGCAGCGAGTGCTTACCAGGAACGAAGCTGATTAACCTGGCGCCCCATCAGCAGCAGATCCTGCATCTGCTCAACAATTACCGCAACAAGGTGGCCGCGGGATACACGAAAACTCTGCTGCCCGCTGCGCGAATGGCGCGCATGGATTGGTCTGAGGAGTTGGAGAACTTGGCCACCATTTATGTAGCTCAATGTGCCACCATAATACAGCCCTGCATGTCCTCGCCACAATACACGACCATTAGCAGCATCTACGATGGCGTAAGCTTCGCGGGAATATACAGATCAAGCCTGCTCCCTATGTTACTAGAGGAAACCATCAAAGTTTGGTTCGAGGATACACGATTTGTCACCAGGAGTATGGTGCTGCAGCTTCCAACGAGTCTGAGTAAAAA AACCATGCGGCAAGTGGCGCTGCTGATGACGGATCGCAACAGTCACGTGGGCTGCAGCGGCATCTTCTTTGTGAGAGGTATTTCGAACAACTTTCGCCTGGTCTGCACCTTTGCCACCGATCTCATGATTGATAAGCCCATCTATAACGTATCCTCGCCACCTGGCACTCACTGTGCCAGGCAGGACGACAGTTACGAAAATCTTTGCGCCCTCGGCGAGCAGTACAACAATCACGAGCCTTACGTTGAAATGAGGATGCTCGACTCCCCCCGCCTACAGCTTTTCGCAGCCTTAATGTAA